A stretch of the Streptomyces venezuelae genome encodes the following:
- a CDS encoding transglycosylase SLT domain-containing protein, which translates to MSASSSAGLRRMTKAHKMSIAGVATLGTAALAFSLVPGNAGEAQAVTAAPVAVQQVVAAAQTKNVADHVAVQQAFAVKQAKAKADADAKAKAAKAAKAKAEAAAKKARATKEAASRSAARTPVFANNLDGWIKEALFIMKKEGIPGTYQGIHKNIMRESSGNPRAINNWDINAQNGIPSKGLLQVIYPTFKAYHVKGTKFDQYDPVANIVAACNYAADRYGSMDNVNSAY; encoded by the coding sequence ATGTCTGCGTCCAGCTCTGCCGGTCTTCGCCGTATGACCAAGGCCCACAAGATGTCGATCGCCGGCGTCGCCACCCTCGGCACCGCTGCCCTCGCCTTCTCCCTGGTTCCCGGCAACGCCGGTGAGGCCCAGGCCGTCACCGCCGCTCCGGTCGCCGTGCAGCAGGTCGTGGCCGCCGCGCAGACGAAGAACGTCGCGGACCACGTCGCCGTGCAGCAGGCCTTCGCCGTCAAGCAGGCCAAGGCCAAGGCGGACGCCGACGCGAAGGCCAAGGCCGCCAAGGCCGCCAAGGCCAAGGCCGAGGCCGCTGCGAAGAAGGCCCGGGCGACCAAGGAGGCCGCCAGCCGCTCCGCCGCCCGTACGCCCGTGTTCGCGAACAACCTGGACGGCTGGATCAAGGAAGCCCTCTTCATCATGAAGAAGGAAGGCATCCCCGGCACCTACCAGGGCATCCACAAGAACATCATGCGCGAGTCCAGCGGCAACCCGCGCGCCATCAACAACTGGGACATCAACGCCCAGAACGGCATCCCCAGCAAGGGTCTGCTCCAGGTCATCTACCCGACCTTCAAGGCGTACCACGTCAAGGGCACCAAGTTCGACCAGTACGACCCGGTCGCCAACATCGTCGCCGCCTGCAACTACGCGGCCGACCGCTACGGCTCCATGGACAACGTCAACAGCGCCTACTAA
- a CDS encoding SDR family NAD(P)-dependent oxidoreductase produces the protein MAVALVTGASRGLGRALAGELAGRGWDLVLGARSGALLAEAAEELSKGGGRVVAVAGDVSEAAYRAELVAAARGLGGLDLLVNNAAVLGAEPLVPLAEQPLEAFRAALETNVVAPLGLVQEALGLLRDSARGAVLNLSSDAAVAAYRTWGAYGSTKAAVDLMSAVLAVEEPGLRVWWADPGSMATRMMAAAEPEEDLAALPRPEEVAPVLLRLVAEQLPSGRYTAEGLAGAGAV, from the coding sequence ATGGCAGTGGCGCTGGTGACGGGGGCTTCGCGGGGGCTGGGCCGGGCGCTGGCCGGGGAGCTGGCGGGCCGCGGCTGGGATCTCGTACTGGGGGCGCGCAGCGGAGCGCTGCTGGCGGAGGCCGCGGAGGAGCTCTCGAAGGGCGGCGGCCGGGTGGTGGCGGTGGCCGGGGACGTGTCGGAGGCGGCGTACCGGGCGGAGCTGGTGGCGGCGGCGCGCGGTCTGGGCGGGCTGGACCTGCTGGTGAACAATGCGGCCGTGCTGGGGGCGGAGCCGCTGGTGCCGCTGGCCGAGCAGCCGCTGGAGGCGTTCCGGGCGGCGCTGGAGACGAATGTGGTGGCGCCGCTGGGGCTGGTCCAGGAGGCGCTGGGGCTGCTGCGGGACTCCGCGCGGGGTGCGGTGCTCAATCTGAGTTCCGATGCGGCGGTGGCGGCGTACCGGACCTGGGGGGCGTACGGGAGCACCAAGGCGGCGGTGGATCTGATGTCGGCGGTGCTGGCGGTGGAGGAGCCGGGGCTGCGGGTGTGGTGGGCGGATCCGGGGTCGATGGCGACGCGGATGATGGCGGCGGCCGAGCCGGAGGAGGACCTGGCCGCGCTGCCGAGGCCGGAGGAGGTGGCCCCGGTGCTGCTGCGGCTGGTGGCGGAGCAGCTGCCGAGCGGGCGGTACACGGCGGAGGGGCTGGCCGGGGCAGGTGCGGTGTGA
- a CDS encoding chaplin, with product MKNVKKAAAVTAIAGGLVAAAAGVSAAHGGAHAEGKAIGSPGVASGNLVQLPVHVPVNVVGNSVTVIGLLNPAFANTGINA from the coding sequence GTGAAGAACGTGAAGAAGGCCGCTGCCGTCACCGCGATCGCGGGCGGCCTCGTCGCCGCTGCCGCGGGTGTCTCCGCGGCCCACGGCGGTGCGCACGCCGAGGGCAAGGCCATCGGCTCGCCCGGCGTCGCCTCCGGCAACCTGGTGCAGCTCCCCGTCCACGTGCCCGTGAACGTGGTCGGCAACAGCGTCACCGTGATCGGCCTGCTCAACCCGGCCTTCGCCAACACAGGCATCAACGCATAA
- a CDS encoding GAF domain-containing sensor histidine kinase, translating to MHNGPERTGLAAVSTALLAMSRHLEVRDVLKTIVASARELLDAEYAALGVPDDHGGFAQFVVDGVSDEQWRRIGPLPRQHGILAAMLHSPGLERLADVRKDPRFEGWPAAHPELSDFLGLPIRDGEEILGALFLANKRCPRPEGGCGFTEEDEDVLGILAQHAAIALTNARLYERSRELTIAEERSRLAHELHDAVAQKLFSLRLTAQAAAALVDRDPARARQELQQVAALAAEAADELRAAVVELRPAALDEDGLVATLRNQIQVLDRAHSARLTFAGEGIKALPAAHEEALLRVAQEALHNALRHSGAEHVTVTLTRDAGGVSLRISDDGSGFDPKTVRRAGRHLGLVSMRDRASGAGGRLLVQSAPGAGTTIEMEIPGG from the coding sequence ATGCACAACGGACCGGAGAGAACCGGCCTCGCCGCGGTCAGCACCGCGCTGCTCGCCATGAGCCGGCACCTGGAGGTCCGCGACGTCCTCAAGACGATCGTCGCCTCGGCCCGCGAGCTCCTCGACGCCGAATACGCCGCCCTCGGCGTGCCCGACGACCACGGCGGCTTCGCCCAGTTCGTCGTGGACGGAGTCAGCGACGAGCAATGGCGCCGGATCGGACCGCTGCCCCGCCAGCACGGCATCCTCGCCGCGATGCTCCACTCGCCCGGCCTGGAGCGGCTGGCCGACGTACGCAAGGATCCGCGCTTCGAAGGCTGGCCGGCCGCCCACCCCGAGCTCTCCGATTTCCTCGGCCTGCCGATCCGCGACGGCGAGGAGATCCTCGGTGCGCTCTTCCTCGCCAACAAGCGCTGCCCGCGTCCCGAGGGCGGCTGCGGCTTCACCGAGGAGGACGAGGACGTGCTCGGCATCCTCGCCCAGCACGCCGCGATCGCCCTCACCAACGCCCGGCTCTACGAGCGCAGCCGCGAGCTGACCATCGCCGAGGAACGCTCCCGGCTGGCCCACGAGCTGCACGACGCGGTCGCCCAGAAGCTCTTCTCGCTCCGCCTCACCGCCCAGGCCGCCGCCGCCCTCGTGGACCGCGACCCGGCCCGGGCCCGACAGGAGCTCCAGCAGGTCGCCGCCCTCGCCGCGGAGGCCGCCGACGAACTGCGCGCCGCCGTGGTCGAGCTCCGCCCGGCCGCCCTCGACGAGGACGGCCTCGTCGCCACTCTGCGCAACCAGATCCAGGTCCTCGACCGTGCCCACAGCGCCCGCCTCACCTTCGCCGGCGAAGGGATCAAGGCGCTGCCCGCCGCCCACGAGGAAGCGCTCCTACGGGTCGCCCAGGAAGCCCTGCACAACGCCCTGCGGCACTCGGGCGCGGAGCATGTGACGGTCACCCTCACCCGCGACGCCGGTGGGGTATCCCTGCGGATCAGCGACGACGGCAGCGGCTTCGACCCGAAGACCGTCCGCCGGGCCGGCCGTCACCTCGGCCTGGTCTCCATGCGGGACCGGGCGAGCGGAGCGGGCGGCCGGCTCCTCGTGCAATCGGCGCCCGGTGCGGGCACCACGATCGAGATGGAGATCCCCGGTGGCTGA
- a CDS encoding FHA domain-containing protein, giving the protein MPELVLELNGRTWTLDPSRSYTLGRDPQGDVVIDDARVSWRHATISWNGRGWVIEDHGSTNGTYVRGTRVQQAELAPGTPVHLGNAQDGPRLNPTAAVQAAAAAAAAAAPAQAGAQQQAAAGWPGAHQQAPQQQAPQAYAPPAQHTPQQQQQSHQPQQHQPHQPHVPQQQGAPRPAQGHGAGGPGYSDRSPTTFHQLALGHVMRIGRALDNELVVSDLQVSRHHAEFHSMPGGRFEIRDLGSHNGTYVNGLPLPKSGTALLGPNDIVGVGHSTFRIVGDRLEEFVDSGDVSFSARHLTVTVDGGKQILKDVTFGVPEKSLIGVIGPSGSGKSTLLKALTGYRPADQGDVLYDNRNLYKQFAELRQRIGLVPQDDILHKELTVRTALKYAAKLRFPGDTAESERAARIDEVLRELKLDIHKDKKITSLSGGQRKRVSVALELLTKPSLIFLDEPTSGLDPGMDRDVMQLLRGLADDGRTVLVVTHSVAELAICDKLLVMAPGGSVAYFGPPDEALNFFGYQTWADVFSAFENYRDYDWAGRWKGSQHYQLYAADIDAVAPQSVSMPSPQQMNMPKPQGYGSQLWTLIRRYISVIASDKGFMGLMLILPAVLGVVSIVIPADFGLGKPTPPSRFNGDAGTIMLILAVGMCFSGAANSVRELIKERVIYERERATGLSRSAYLMSKVIVLGIITAIQGVIICGIGFAPRALPEEGLIMPPAVELCLSVIALGFTSMMFGLVISSLVKTAEKTMPLLVMFAIVQVVFTGILFQVYDSPGLEQFAWLMPSRWAVAAAGTTLDLGHLMPPWDQKNPDNLDPLWEATVGQWTLDITVLLLIGVACGFAVARLLRRHEPEVMRK; this is encoded by the coding sequence GTGCCGGAACTCGTACTGGAATTGAACGGAAGGACCTGGACCCTCGATCCGTCCAGGTCGTACACACTGGGGCGAGACCCCCAGGGTGACGTGGTGATCGACGATGCCCGCGTTTCGTGGCGGCACGCCACCATCAGCTGGAACGGCCGGGGTTGGGTCATCGAGGACCACGGCAGCACCAACGGCACATATGTGCGGGGGACCCGGGTCCAGCAGGCCGAACTCGCGCCCGGTACCCCGGTGCACCTCGGCAATGCGCAGGACGGCCCGCGGCTGAATCCGACCGCTGCCGTTCAGGCCGCCGCCGCGGCTGCCGCGGCTGCTGCCCCGGCGCAGGCCGGAGCCCAGCAGCAGGCTGCCGCCGGCTGGCCCGGCGCACACCAGCAGGCCCCGCAGCAGCAGGCCCCGCAGGCGTACGCCCCGCCGGCCCAGCACACCCCGCAGCAGCAACAGCAGTCGCACCAGCCGCAGCAGCACCAGCCGCACCAGCCGCACGTCCCCCAGCAGCAGGGCGCCCCTCGCCCCGCCCAGGGACACGGTGCCGGCGGCCCCGGCTACAGCGACCGCAGCCCGACCACCTTCCACCAGCTCGCGCTGGGCCACGTCATGCGCATCGGCCGTGCCCTGGACAACGAGCTGGTGGTCTCCGACCTCCAGGTCTCCCGGCACCACGCCGAGTTCCACTCCATGCCGGGCGGCCGGTTCGAGATCCGCGACCTCGGCAGCCACAACGGCACCTACGTCAACGGTCTGCCGCTGCCCAAGTCCGGAACCGCGCTGCTCGGCCCCAACGACATCGTCGGCGTCGGCCACTCCACGTTCCGGATCGTCGGCGACCGCCTCGAGGAGTTCGTCGACTCCGGCGACGTCTCCTTCTCGGCCCGCCACCTCACGGTGACGGTCGACGGCGGCAAGCAGATCCTCAAGGACGTCACCTTCGGCGTCCCGGAGAAGTCGCTGATCGGCGTCATCGGCCCGTCCGGCTCCGGAAAGTCGACGCTCCTCAAGGCGCTGACCGGCTACCGCCCCGCCGACCAGGGTGACGTCCTCTACGACAACCGCAACCTGTACAAGCAGTTCGCGGAGCTCCGCCAGCGCATCGGCCTGGTCCCGCAGGACGACATCCTGCACAAGGAGCTCACGGTCCGCACCGCGCTGAAGTACGCGGCCAAGCTCCGCTTCCCCGGCGACACCGCCGAGTCCGAGCGCGCGGCCCGTATCGACGAGGTGCTGCGCGAGCTCAAGCTCGACATCCACAAGGACAAGAAGATCACCTCCCTCTCGGGCGGCCAGCGCAAGCGCGTGTCCGTCGCCCTGGAGCTGCTCACCAAGCCGTCGCTGATCTTCCTCGACGAGCCGACCTCCGGCCTCGACCCGGGCATGGACCGCGATGTCATGCAGCTGCTGCGCGGCCTCGCCGACGACGGCCGCACCGTCCTGGTGGTCACCCACTCGGTCGCCGAGCTGGCCATCTGCGACAAGCTGCTGGTGATGGCGCCGGGCGGCTCGGTGGCGTACTTCGGCCCGCCGGACGAGGCGCTGAACTTCTTCGGCTACCAGACCTGGGCGGATGTCTTCTCGGCCTTCGAGAACTACCGCGACTACGACTGGGCCGGCCGCTGGAAGGGCTCGCAGCACTACCAGCTCTATGCCGCCGACATCGACGCGGTCGCCCCGCAGTCGGTCAGCATGCCGTCGCCGCAGCAGATGAACATGCCGAAGCCGCAGGGCTACGGCTCCCAGCTGTGGACCCTGATCCGCCGCTACATCTCGGTGATCGCGTCCGACAAGGGCTTCATGGGCCTGATGCTGATCCTGCCCGCCGTCCTGGGTGTGGTCTCCATCGTCATCCCGGCCGACTTCGGCCTGGGCAAGCCCACCCCGCCGAGCCGCTTCAACGGCGACGCCGGCACGATCATGCTGATCCTCGCGGTCGGCATGTGCTTCTCGGGCGCCGCCAACTCGGTCCGTGAGCTGATCAAGGAACGGGTCATCTACGAGCGTGAGCGCGCCACCGGCCTGTCCCGGTCGGCGTACCTCATGTCGAAGGTGATCGTCCTCGGCATCATCACCGCCATCCAGGGCGTGATCATCTGCGGGATCGGCTTCGCCCCCCGCGCGCTGCCCGAAGAGGGCCTGATCATGCCGCCGGCCGTGGAGCTCTGCCTCTCGGTGATCGCGCTCGGCTTCACCTCGATGATGTTCGGCCTGGTGATCTCCTCGCTGGTGAAGACCGCCGAGAAGACCATGCCGCTGCTGGTCATGTTCGCGATCGTCCAGGTCGTGTTCACCGGCATCCTCTTCCAGGTGTACGACTCCCCGGGCCTGGAGCAGTTCGCCTGGCTGATGCCGTCCCGCTGGGCGGTGGCCGCCGCGGGCACCACCCTGGACCTCGGCCACCTCATGCCCCCGTGGGACCAGAAGAACCCCGACAACCTCGACCCGCTCTGGGAGGCCACGGTCGGGCAGTGGACCCTGGACATCACCGTCCTGCTGCTCATCGGCGTCGCCTGCGGCTTCGCGGTGGCGCGCCTGCTGCGCCGCCACGAGCCGGAGGTCATGCGCAAGTAA
- a CDS encoding response regulator, translated as MADERSGRTKVLLVDDHQVVRRGLRTFLEIQEDIEVVGEAADGEAGVARAEELRPDVILMDIKMPGLDGIDALKRLRELGNPARVLIVVTSFTEQRTVVPALRAGAAGYVYKDIDPDALAAAIRSVRAGHVLLQPEVAVALLTPDDQPPAPTRGSTLTEREREVLGLIADGRSNREIARALVLSEKTVKTHVSNILMKLDLADRTQAALWAVRTGNATD; from the coding sequence GTGGCTGACGAGCGGAGCGGCAGGACCAAGGTCCTGCTGGTGGACGATCACCAGGTGGTACGGCGCGGCCTGCGCACCTTCCTGGAGATCCAGGAGGACATCGAGGTGGTCGGCGAGGCGGCGGACGGGGAGGCCGGGGTCGCCCGGGCCGAGGAACTCCGCCCGGACGTGATCCTCATGGACATCAAGATGCCGGGCCTGGACGGCATCGACGCCCTCAAGCGCCTCCGCGAGCTCGGCAACCCGGCCCGGGTCCTGATCGTCGTCACCAGCTTCACCGAGCAGCGGACCGTGGTGCCCGCCCTGCGTGCCGGTGCGGCCGGATACGTCTACAAGGACATCGACCCGGACGCCCTGGCCGCGGCGATCCGCTCGGTGCGGGCCGGCCACGTCCTGCTCCAGCCCGAGGTGGCCGTGGCCCTCCTGACCCCGGACGACCAGCCGCCCGCCCCGACCCGGGGCTCGACCCTCACCGAGCGCGAGCGCGAGGTTCTCGGCCTCATCGCGGACGGCCGCTCCAACCGGGAGATCGCCCGCGCGCTGGTGCTGTCCGAGAAGACGGTCAAGACCCATGTCTCGAACATCCTGATGAAGCTGGACCTGGCGGACCGTACGCAGGCCGCGCTGTGGGCGGTGCGCACAGGTAACGCGACGGACTGA
- the serB gene encoding phosphoserine phosphatase SerB codes for MSASQTSDVPTLLVKIYGKDRPGITAGLFDTLAAYSVDVVDIEQVVTRGRIVLCALVTKPTAGSEGELRATVHSWAESLKLQAEIISGTGDNRPRGSGRSHVTVLGHPLTAESTASIAARITEVGGNIDRIFRLAKYPVTAVEFAVSGAETEPLRTALATQAAQIGVDVAVVSAGLHRRAQRLVVMDVDSTLIQDEVIELFAAHAGCEEQVAGVTARAMRGELDFEQSLHARVELLAGLDASVVDKVRAEVRLTPGARTLIRTLKRLGYQVGVVSGGFTQVTDDLQERLGLDFASANTLEIVDGKLTGRVTGEIVDRAGKARLLRRFANEAGVPLAQTVAIGDGANDLDMLNAAGLGVAFNAKPVVREAAHTAVNVPFLDAVLYLLGITREEVEAADLV; via the coding sequence ATGAGTGCTTCGCAGACCTCCGACGTCCCCACCCTCCTCGTCAAGATCTACGGCAAGGACCGTCCCGGGATCACCGCCGGGCTGTTCGACACCCTCGCCGCCTACTCCGTCGACGTGGTCGACATCGAGCAGGTGGTCACCCGAGGCCGCATCGTCCTGTGCGCCCTCGTCACCAAGCCCACCGCCGGCAGCGAGGGCGAGCTGCGCGCGACCGTGCACAGCTGGGCCGAGTCCCTCAAGCTGCAGGCCGAGATCATCTCCGGTACCGGCGACAACCGTCCGCGCGGCAGCGGCCGTTCCCATGTCACCGTGCTCGGTCATCCGCTCACCGCCGAGTCCACGGCCTCCATCGCCGCCCGTATCACCGAGGTCGGCGGCAATATCGACCGTATCTTCCGGCTGGCCAAGTACCCGGTGACCGCGGTCGAGTTCGCCGTCTCCGGTGCCGAAACCGAGCCGCTGCGGACGGCCCTGGCCACCCAGGCCGCCCAGATCGGGGTGGACGTGGCCGTGGTCTCGGCCGGTCTGCACCGGCGGGCCCAGCGGCTGGTGGTGATGGACGTGGACTCGACCCTGATCCAGGACGAGGTCATCGAGCTGTTCGCGGCGCACGCCGGCTGCGAGGAGCAGGTCGCCGGGGTGACCGCCCGCGCGATGCGCGGTGAGCTCGACTTCGAGCAGTCCCTGCACGCCCGGGTGGAGCTGCTGGCCGGGCTGGACGCCTCCGTGGTGGACAAGGTGCGGGCCGAGGTGCGGCTCACGCCCGGTGCCCGGACCCTCATCCGGACCCTGAAGCGGCTCGGCTACCAGGTCGGCGTGGTGTCGGGCGGGTTCACCCAGGTGACGGACGACCTGCAGGAGCGGCTCGGGCTCGACTTCGCCTCGGCGAACACGCTGGAGATCGTCGACGGGAAGCTGACCGGCCGGGTGACCGGCGAGATCGTGGACCGGGCCGGGAAGGCCCGGCTGCTGCGCCGGTTCGCCAACGAGGCCGGCGTACCGCTGGCACAGACCGTGGCGATCGGGGACGGCGCCAACGATCTGGACATGCTGAACGCGGCTGGGCTGGGGGTGGCCTTCAACGCCAAGCCCGTGGTCCGGGAGGCCGCGCACACCGCGGTGAACGTGCCGTTCCTGGATGCGGT
- a CDS encoding NfeD family protein — translation MDIDAWVWWLVGAVGLGIPLVLTAMPEFGMFAAGAVAAAITAALGGGIVAQVLVFVIVSVALLAVVRPIANRHRDQRPQHRSGIDALKGRTAVVLERVDGSGGRIKLAGEIWSARTLDSDLSFEPGQQVDVVDIDGATAVVM, via the coding sequence GTGGACATCGACGCATGGGTGTGGTGGCTCGTCGGCGCGGTCGGACTCGGCATTCCGCTGGTCCTCACCGCCATGCCGGAGTTCGGCATGTTCGCGGCCGGTGCGGTGGCGGCGGCGATCACGGCAGCCCTCGGCGGCGGCATCGTCGCCCAGGTGCTCGTCTTTGTGATCGTCTCGGTCGCGCTGCTCGCCGTGGTCCGCCCGATCGCCAACCGGCACCGTGACCAGCGCCCCCAACACCGCAGCGGAATCGACGCGTTGAAGGGCAGAACCGCGGTCGTCCTGGAACGCGTCGACGGCAGCGGCGGGCGCATCAAGCTGGCCGGCGAGATCTGGTCGGCACGTACCCTCGACTCGGACCTCAGTTTCGAACCCGGCCAACAGGTCGACGTGGTCGACATCGACGGCGCCACCGCCGTCGTCATGTGA
- a CDS encoding ABC transporter ATP-binding protein has translation MSDVLELVDVSVVREGRALVDQISWSVKEGERWVILGPNGAGKTTLLNVASSYLFPTKGSATILGSTLGKVDVFELRPRIGMAGIAMADKLPKRQTVLQTVLTAAYGMTATWQEEYEDIDEQRARAFLDRLGMTEYLDRKFGTLSEGERKRTLIARALMTDPELLLLDEPAAGLDLGGREDLVRRLGRLARDPLAPSMVMVTHHVEEIAPGFTHVLMIRQGKVVAAGPLDLELTSRNLSLCFGLPLVVERNENERWTAQGLPLR, from the coding sequence ATGAGCGACGTACTGGAGCTGGTGGACGTATCCGTGGTCCGCGAGGGCCGGGCTCTGGTGGACCAGATCTCCTGGTCGGTCAAGGAGGGGGAGCGCTGGGTGATCCTCGGCCCCAACGGCGCCGGGAAGACCACCCTGCTCAACGTTGCCTCCAGCTATCTCTTCCCCACCAAGGGCAGCGCCACCATCCTCGGCAGCACCCTCGGCAAGGTCGACGTGTTCGAGCTGCGCCCCCGCATCGGCATGGCCGGCATCGCCATGGCCGACAAGCTCCCCAAGCGCCAGACCGTCCTGCAGACCGTCCTCACCGCCGCCTACGGCATGACGGCCACCTGGCAGGAGGAGTACGAGGACATCGACGAGCAGCGCGCCCGCGCCTTCCTCGACCGCCTCGGCATGACCGAGTACCTCGACCGGAAGTTCGGCACCCTCTCCGAGGGCGAGCGCAAGCGCACCCTGATCGCCCGCGCCCTGATGACCGACCCCGAGCTGCTCCTCCTCGACGAGCCCGCCGCCGGTCTGGACCTCGGCGGTCGCGAGGACCTCGTACGCCGCCTCGGCCGGCTCGCCCGCGACCCGCTCGCGCCCTCCATGGTGATGGTCACCCACCATGTGGAGGAGATCGCCCCCGGCTTCACCCACGTCCTGATGATCCGTCAGGGCAAGGTGGTCGCCGCCGGCCCCCTCGACCTCGAACTCACCTCCCGCAACCTCTCGTTGTGCTTCGGCCTCCCCCTGGTCGTCGAGCGCAACGAAAACGAGCGCTGGACCGCGCAGGGCCTCCCGCTGCGTTAG
- a CDS encoding streptophobe family protein, which produces MRNSRRVGAALLGAPNGAWVGVLPGLCVPFEGTAGGAPARLLPHPLGELLSGAGSAREPVTVARLAEYDGRVWLLVPAVALLLLWAGAVTAVRSPGRGVPACAVRLGAVTGLVCAGLVWATGFSANALAAGVELRGGAAGAAGLLGLVWGVGGGLGGRDGTHARPWPAGRAAGAGRGAGPAPGPYWPSPPYGPRPGLRPRNSPGRRWPGRGGGDEG; this is translated from the coding sequence GTGCGGAACTCGCGGCGCGTGGGGGCGGCACTGCTGGGCGCGCCGAACGGGGCCTGGGTGGGGGTGCTGCCGGGGTTGTGCGTGCCGTTCGAGGGGACCGCCGGTGGCGCGCCTGCGCGGCTGCTGCCCCATCCGCTCGGCGAGCTGCTGTCGGGGGCGGGGTCGGCTCGGGAGCCGGTGACGGTGGCGCGGCTCGCGGAGTACGACGGGCGGGTGTGGCTGCTGGTGCCGGCGGTGGCCCTGCTGTTGCTGTGGGCGGGTGCCGTGACGGCGGTACGGAGCCCCGGGCGCGGGGTGCCGGCCTGCGCGGTCCGGCTCGGCGCGGTGACCGGGCTGGTGTGTGCGGGGCTGGTGTGGGCGACGGGCTTCTCGGCGAACGCGCTCGCGGCGGGCGTGGAGCTGCGGGGGGGGGCGGCGGGGGCGGCGGGACTGCTGGGTCTGGTGTGGGGGGTGGGTGGGGGCTTGGGGGGGCGCGATGGCACGCATGCTCGGCCCTGGCCGGCCGGGCGGGCGGCGGGGGCGGGCCGGGGCGCTGGGCCGGCTCCGGGGCCGTACTGGCCGTCGCCGCCGTACGGCCCGCGGCCGGGGCTCCGCCCCCGGAACTCGCCGGGGCGTAGGTGGCCAGGTCGGGGTGGTGGCGACGAGGGGTGA
- a CDS encoding S-adenosylmethionine:tRNA ribosyltransferase-isomerase → MRDIPPDLVARVPAEQRGPGLGRDAVRLLVSRGTEVSLHGFRELPGLLRAGDVLVVNTSATLPAAVDARLGREEGRGEGREEVVVHFSTRGDDGRWAVEVRGRDGRGTTRPRTGGPAGAVLELPDGLRLVLEEPLAAGADRLWWARPSGAGVVGVMRAYGRPIRYAYTERDQPLSAYQTVFALPSPDGAGSAEMPSAGRPFTAGLVAHLVSRGVQFAPLTLHTGVSSAEAHEPPYPERFEVPGTTAGLVNAARAAGGRVIAVGTTAVRALESAADTDGVVRAARGWTDLVVTPERGVRVVDGLLTGLHEPEASHLLMLEAVAGRAAVQRGYAEAAARLCLWHEFGDVHLLLKEDIPH, encoded by the coding sequence ATAAGGGACATACCGCCGGATCTGGTGGCCCGGGTCCCGGCCGAGCAGCGGGGGCCGGGGCTGGGCCGGGATGCGGTACGGCTGCTGGTCTCGCGGGGTACCGAGGTCTCCCTGCACGGGTTCCGGGAGCTGCCGGGGCTGCTGCGGGCGGGGGACGTCCTGGTGGTGAACACCTCGGCCACGCTGCCGGCGGCGGTGGACGCCCGGCTGGGCCGGGAGGAGGGCCGGGGCGAGGGCCGGGAGGAGGTGGTGGTCCACTTCTCCACCCGGGGGGATGACGGGCGCTGGGCGGTGGAGGTGCGCGGGCGGGACGGACGGGGGACGACCCGGCCGCGCACCGGCGGCCCGGCGGGGGCGGTGCTGGAGCTGCCGGACGGACTGCGGCTGGTCCTGGAGGAGCCGCTGGCCGCAGGTGCCGACCGGTTGTGGTGGGCACGGCCCTCGGGAGCGGGGGTGGTGGGGGTGATGCGTGCGTACGGGCGGCCGATCCGCTACGCGTACACGGAGCGGGACCAGCCGCTGTCGGCCTACCAGACGGTCTTCGCGCTGCCCTCCCCCGACGGTGCGGGCTCGGCGGAGATGCCGAGCGCCGGCCGGCCCTTCACCGCCGGGCTGGTGGCGCACCTGGTGAGCCGGGGGGTGCAGTTCGCTCCGCTGACCCTGCACACCGGGGTGTCCTCGGCTGAGGCGCACGAGCCGCCGTACCCGGAGCGCTTCGAGGTGCCGGGGACCACGGCCGGGCTGGTGAACGCGGCCCGGGCGGCGGGCGGGAGGGTGATCGCGGTGGGGACGACCGCGGTACGGGCCCTGGAGTCGGCGGCGGATACGGACGGGGTGGTGCGGGCGGCCCGGGGGTGGACGGACCTGGTGGTGACGCCGGAGCGCGGGGTGCGGGTGGTGGACGGCCTGCTGACCGGACTGCACGAGCCGGAGGCCTCGCACCTGCTGATGCTGGAGGCGGTGGCCGGGCGGGCCGCCGTACAGCGCGGGTATGCCGAGGCGGCGGCCCGTCTCTGCCTTTGGCATGAGTTCGGGGACGTCCATCTGCTACTCAAGGAGGACATACCTCACTGA